DNA sequence from the Corynebacterium yudongzhengii genome:
AACCAGCCGACGGTGCTGCCGGCCATCGTCACCACCGTGGTGGTCTTGATCGCCGATTCCTTCGGCTTTTTGGCCATCGGCATGGTGGTGGGGCCGATCATCGGCATCGCGCTGACCATCTACGGCTACTGGTCCGGCTGGCGCCTCAAGGGCGACAGCGAGTGGGCGCCGGTGAACGCCGCCGCCCGGAAGGTTGAGCGGGGCTCTCGCAAGGTCGCCCGGGAGGTCGAGCCGCGCCGCATCCGGGCGTGGAGGCATCGGCAGATGGAAAAGGCCCTCGAGCGCCGCCAGAGCCGGGCAGAGAAGTCCGGCCTCGCCCAGGATCCGGCGGCCGACGCGGAGCTGCGCGAACAGCTCTACGCGGAGCTCGATGCCGCGCTGGAGGAGGAAGCCGGCTTCGGCGTGGACTTCGGCGGCGATTCCTATGAGAACTACGACACCGAGACCCAGTCCGACACCACGGCGTTCGACGACGTGGTCGCCGACTCGGACGACCCCGCCGACCACGCCGAGGACGTCGATCCGGGGACGCTCATCGACCGCGTGCTGGCCGACGACGCCATGGCCGACGAGCTGCTCAACCGCCTCGCCGAGCGCTACCGGGAGCGCGAGGATAACTAGCCCCGCACCGCCCATAAACCTCAAGTCGAGCTTGAATAAACGGGGGATGAAGTAGTGCTTGAGGGTTGCTCGTGGGGCGGGTGGGAATGAAGAATCGATGACGTCGAACCGCTTGGTTCCGCGCAGCCACGAGGCCGTTGGGGAAGACGATCCTCGTCTTACACACCCGAATACTTTTCGGGTGTGTCCGCTGCCGAAAGGACCCTTTGTGACGACGACGATCTCACCGCGGACCGCAGATCGCTGGCTCGCCCGCCGGGCAGCTCGCACTCTGTGGGACGCGTCCGACCATCACCACGACCCCACACCGGCCACGCAGCACGCGCGCCTGACCGTTTCTGGTCTGTCGCTGCGCCTGCGCCCGGTCATCGAGCGTGCCCAGGTCATCTGCTTGCGCTCGGAACCCACCGCCGCGCTGCCGGGCACTGACCCGCTGGAGGCGGACTTCTTCACCCGCTGGCACCGCGACCGCACCGCCGACGGGCAGCGCGGGGTACGCTGCCAGCAGGTGATCAACGGCACGGCTGCCGAAATAGACGCTTTGCGACGCGTCGTCACCGACATCGCCGCCGAAGCCGGCTTCTACGCCGACGTCTCCCCGGTGAGCTCCTCCAAGTAGTCGGCCAGCTCCCCGAAGGTGGCCAGATCCTCGACCACGCGGTCGTCGATACGCACTTTCAGCTCCTGCTCGAGCCGCACGGCCAGCTCGATGCGGCCCAAAGAACCCAGCCCGACATCGTCGGCCGTATGCTCCCGGCGCAGGTCCGCCGCCGGAAAACCACAGAGCTTCTCGACGCGCAGCGCCACCTTCCCCAGCATCGTCTGCGGGGCACCGGAAGATGACGAGGCATCCTCGTCATCGGTGGGCTGCCCGAACTTCTGGGCCAACTGTTGGGACAGGGAATCCGACAACTGCATGGCCCACAGTCTAGCCGCTCACCACCTGATACCTATGGCCGCCGTAGTCAAAGCTGCCCTCACGCGCAAAGCCCAAGTGTTCGTGGACGGCGAGGGAGTGCTGGTTGCGCTCGTCGATAAACGCCACCGCGCAATTAAAACCCTGCTGGGAAAGTAGGTGCTTAACCATACCGAGCATGCCGCGGGTGATCCCGCGCCCGCGCTGGTTCGCCGCCACCGCTACCGGGCCATAGGCCACCCAGCGGCGATCGGCGAGATGCTCAGCGCAGAAGCGATCCAGCTCGGCCGCCGGCCCCGTGGTCGCGGGGCTGGTGGAGGTCAGCGCGCAGCCGAGGAGGGCGGCGTCGGCACCTGGAGCAACCGCCACCACTGAGGCGGGACCGGCGAGGAACCGCCGCAGCGCGTAAGGGGAGAAGTCGCCCTGCACGAAGCCTGCGGTGCGGCGTTCATCGGCGGTGAGGTTATCGGCATGCGAGGCGTTCAGCAGTGCGCTGAGCGCCTCGCTATCTGCTTCCGTGGCGCGCCGGTAGCTGACCATCGACCGAGGTTTTAGGCCTTGGTCGGGTCGTCGACGTGGTACTTCTCTGCGGCCTTTTGGGCCACCGAGATGTCGATCTTGCCTTCGCGGGCTAGGCCGATGAGCGCGGCGACCACCATCGACTCGGCGTCGATGTTGAAGAAGCGGCGTGCCGACGGGCGGGTGTCGGCGAAACCGAAACCATCGGCGCCCAAGGTGATGTACTCGCCCGGGACCAGGAAGCGGATGGACTCCTGCAGCTCGGTGGCGAAGTCGCTGGTGGCGACATACGGGCCCGAGGTCTGCTTGAGCTGGGTGGTAACGAAAGGCTCCGGGTGGTCGCCGGCCGGGTTCTGCAGCCGCTCGTTGTTGATGCGGTGGCCTTCGCGGGCCAGCTCGGTCCAGGAGGTCACCGAGTAGACGTGGGCGTTGACGTCCCAGTCCTCGGCGAGTAGCTGCTGGGCCTTGAGCGCCCACTGCATACCCACACCGGAGGCGAGCAGCGAGACCTCATGCTCGCCGGAGTGCTCGCCGCGCTGGTAGAGGTAGACACCCTTGTGCAGGCCCTCGACGTCGAGATCCTCCGGCTCGGCCGGCTGGTGGACCGGCTCGTTGTAGACGGTGAGGTAGTAGATGACGTCCTCACCGTGATCCGGGCCGTACATGCGGTCGACGCCGCGGTGCACCAGGTGGGCGATCTCGTAGGCGAACGCCGGGTCATAGGCGCACACGGCCGGGTTCGTCGCCGCCAGGACCTGGGAGTGGCCGTCCATGTGCTGCAGGCCCTCGCCGGTCAGGGTGGTGCGGCCGGCGGTCGCGCCGATGGCGAAGCCGCGGGCGAGCTGGTCGCCGGCCTGCCAGAAGACGTCGCCGGTGCGCTGGAAGCCGAACATCGAGTAGAAGATGTACAGCGGGATCATCGGCTCGCCGTGCGTGGCATACGAGGTGCCGGCGGCGATGAAGGTGGCGGCCGCGCCGTCCTCGCTGATGCCTTCGTGGATGATCTGGCCGTCGGTGGCCTCGCGGTAGCTGAGCATCAGGTCATGGTCGACCGGCACGTAGTTCTGGCCATGCGGGTTCCAGATCTTCAGCGTCGGGAACCAAGAGTCCATGCCGAAGGTGCGGGCCTCATCCGGGATGATCGGCACGACACGCTTGCCGATCTCCTTATCCCGCATCAGGTCCTTAAACGTGCGCACCAGAGCCATCGTGGTGGCGACTTCCTGCTTGCCGGAACCCTTGCGGGCGCTCTTGAGCTTGTCCAGCGACGGCACCTGCAGCGGGGTGTAGTTCTCGCGGCGCTCCGGCAGGAACCCGCCGAGCTCCTCGCGGCGCTCGAGCATGTACTTGATCTCCTCGGCGTCCTTGCCGGGGTGGTAGTACGGCGGGTTGTAGGGATCTTCCTCGAGCTTCGCGTCGTCGAAGGGGATCGACTGCTTGTCGCGGAAGAGCTTGAGATCGTCCAGGGTCAGCTTCTTCATCTGGTGGGTCGCGTTGCGGCCCTCGAAGTTGTGGCCCAGGCCGTAGCCCTTAATGGTGTGCGCCAGGATGACGGTCGGCTTACCGTTCTTCGTCTCGACGGCGCGCTTGTACGCCGCGTAGACCTTGCGGTACTCGTGGCCGCCGCGACGCAGCGCCCAGATCTCGTCGTCGGTCATATCCTCGACGAGCTTGAGGGTGCGCTCGTCGCGGCCGAAGAAGTGCTCGCGGACGTAGGCGCCGTCGTTGGCCTTGAAGGTCTGGTAGTCACCGTCCGGGGTGGTGTTCATGACCTCGACGAGAGCGCCTTCCTCGTCTTCCTCGAGCAGGGCGTCCCACTCGCGGCCCCAGACGACCTTGATGACGTTCCAGCCGGCACCCTTGAAGAAGGACTCCAGCTCCTGGATGATCTGGGTGTTGCCGCGCACGGGGCCGTCGAGACGCTGCAGGTTGCAGTTGACCACGAACGTCAGGTTGTCCAGGCCGTAGAGCGGGCCCATCTGCAGCAGGCCGCGGGACTCCGGCTCGTCCATCTCGCCATCACCCAAGAAGGCCCAGACGTGCTGGTCGGAGGTGTCCTTGATGCCGCGGTTTTCGAGGTACTTGTTGAAACGCGCCTGGTAGATCGCGCCCATGGGGCCCAGGCCCATCGAGACCGTCGGGAACTCCCAGAACCTGCGCATGCCGCGCGGGTGCGGGTAGGACGGCATGCCGTTGCCTGGGCCGCGGGAGACCTCCTGGCGGAAGCCGTCGAGATCATCCTCGCTGAGGCGCCCCTCCAAAAACGCGCGGGCATACATACCCGGCGAAGCATGGCCCTGGAAGTAGACCTGGTCGCCGCCGCCCGGGTGATCCTTGCCGCGGAAGAAGTGGTTCATGCCGACCTCATACAGAGGGGCAGCAGAGGCGTAGGAGGAAATGTGGCCACCGACCTCGATGCCGGGGCGCTGGGCGCGGTGCACCATGATCGCGGCGTTCCAGCGGATCCAGCGGCGGTAGCGCTTCTCAATCTCCTCATCGCCCGGGAATTCCGGCTCCATCGTGGTGGGGATGGTGTTGACGAAGTCCGTCGACGTCAGCGACGGCAGCGGGACTCGCTTCGCGGTGGCGCGCTCCAAAAGGCGCAGCATCAGATAGCGGGCGCGCTCGGGGTTGCTTGATTCCAGTAGACCGTCCAGCGAGTCCATCCACTCGCGGGTCTCCTCCGGGTCAGTGTCGTGCAGATAGGATGCGACACCGTCACGAATAAGCGGGTAGTTGGAGTCACCACGTTTGGTTTTGGAATCAGCCATCGATAGCCTCCTGTGGTCCAGGTATAGGGTCGGCGCACGCTCAGTGTGGTAGGTACCGGGCGTACGGGTCTCTCGTCTCTCCAGACTACCCGCGACAACGACGTTGCGGAACGGAGAGGAAGGGCGTGGAAAAATGGCTCATAGCGCAGCGCGCGGTGACGGGTGGACGGACACGGGGTGTCCAAAAGTCGGAGTTATAGCCAAAAGTGGGGTCTTAGCGGCTAAAATTCCCGAGAAATACAGTGACTTTCCGAGTGCGCCCCGTCCCTCCACGTGCGAGCGGGGCCGGATATAGGAGGATTAACGCCGTGGTGGACGCTCCGGGCGCCGTCAACGACAATGATGCAGCCCAGGACTTCGCAAACCGACTGTGCATCGAGGACGGCATGACCGTCCAGGAACTCGGGTGGAGCGACGACTGTGACCCGTCGATCCCCGAGGCCGTCGAAGACCGCATCGGCGAGGCACTCCTCGACGAAGACACCGACGAACTCTGCGATGTCATCCTCCTCTGGTGGCACGACGACGATGGGGACCTCGTTGACGGGCTGGTCGACGCACTGCGCAACCTCGACTCCGAAGGCTGCATCTGGCTGCTCACCCCGGGCGCCGGCAAGGAGGGCACCGTCCCGCCGGGCGAGATCAGCGAATCCGCTCAGCTCGCCGGGCTGGTGCAGACCAAGTCCGACCGCTTCGGCGGCTTCCAGGGCTCCTGCCTCGTCGCTCGCGGCAACAAGCGCTAGGTTTCTGTCGCGCTGTAGGCGCGTGCTAACATCTCTCGGTACGCGCTCCTAGCTCAGCTGGAAGAGCAACTGGTTTACACCCAGTAGGTCGGCGGTTCGAGCCCGTCGGAGCGCACCGAGAATATGGGCTCATCCCGAACCGCGATGGCTTTTTATGGCTCCGTTATTTCGGAAAAGAGCTCTAGGCCGGTCCTCGTCCACTCTTCGAGCTGGTCGAGGCCGGGGACTTCGTCGACGGTGGCGACCTACCAGCCGTCTTCGCGGCGAGCCCGCACGGTATAGGTGTTGTTCCTACTCCCTACACCTCATCCTCGATGAAGTCGCCGCAGAGGTCTTCGAGGACCGGCAGCGCCTCGTAGATGTTGCAGTGGCCGGTCTCGGGCTCGTCGCTTTCACCGAGCCCGATGACGTACATGAGCTGTTCGTCGCCGTCGTCGTTGCGGAAGGATTCCAGCGCACCCTGCCGGCCGTTTTCGGCGGTGAAGTAGGTGCGCGATTCGTTGCGATCACCGCGCTTCGGGGTGGGTTCGTCGATAAGCTCGCGGCGCTCCAAGGCCTGGGCGATACGGAAATGCGTAAACGTCGGGGTCATAGCCTTTAGGCTACCGGCAGGTATGGGGGTTTTCGCCGTGTAGCGCGGTGAAAAACGCCTCCGGGGTGGAGCGGGTGACCCACGCGGTGAGGCGTTCGCCCTGCGCATCGGTGAGAATCGGATACGCCCGCCGCCCCGGCGCAGCGACCGCGCAGGTCAGCGCGTCCTCCGCCTGTTGGTCGCCGAAATCCGCATCGAGATCAAAGCTGACGTCGCGCACGCGATTCCCGTTGTCGACCCGGATGCTCCCGCGTGCCGACGATCCCGGATCCGGCACCACCCGTACCCGCACGGGGCTCCCAGCAGCCTCGCCCAGCTCGATGGCGTAGTCCGCCAGGCCCCGGCCACTGGTGCGGGCGCGGTCCTCGACGTCGAAATGCACGTGCCGGAACAAGAACTCGCCGTCGGCGTCGACCAGCTTCATCGTCGAGGTCAAAGGCCTGGCGTGGAACCCGCTGAGCCCGCTGGAACACCCGGTGCTCACATCGTCTAAGGTCAGCTCGCGCCGCGGCGTGATGCCTGCCGTCGCCAACGTCGCGACCGCGTTGGCCAGCACGCGCTCGTCTTCTGCGGTGCTTCGTTCCGGCTGCGGCCCGGCCTTGTCTTTTTGCTTCTCTACGCCCACCTCGCCACGGGCAGCCGCCGCCGAAGAAAAGCCCGGCATGGGCCGGGGTGGGGTGCGGCGGATGCGCTCCGCGATCGATTCGCCGGGCTCGGCCTCAGGCTCAGGCTCGGGCTCGGGCGTCGGCGCGTAGCGCGCTACCTCTTCCGGCTCCGTCGTATCCTCTGCAGGTTCGGCATGATCGTGGCCGAACAGTCTGTCCCAGAAACCCATGGCTTAAAGAATATCCCCTTGCCCGCGGTGGCGCTGGGCATCACTGGCGTTCGCGCTGCCGCTTCGCGAACTTCGCGTAGAAGTCCGGCTTCGCATCCCCGTAGCGGTCGCGCACGTCGCGGGAGCGGTGCACCACGCGGGCATCCGGATGCTGGGAGAGATCCTCCTCGTCTTCGTCGCCGGCGAGGCGGTCGTCCGCGGCGGCCATCTCGGCGTCCTCCTCGCGCACGCGCCGGCGCTCCCGGAGCTCGCTGATTACGAAGTAGACCAGCCCCGCGGGCGCCAGGACGCCGAAGGCCAGCCACTGCAGGCCGTACGAGAGGTGGGTGCCGCGGTCGAGCTTCGGCACCGGGATCGCGTTGAGCACGCCGGGTTCGCCCTCGGAGAGTTGGACATAGCCGTCGACAAGCTCATGGCCGGTGAGCTCGCCGATCTGCTCGGGGTTGATCGTATAAACCTGCTGGTAGCCCTGGTCTTGCAGGGCGGCGCGGTCGCTGGGTGGTTCGGCGAGCTGGACCATGCCGATCGTGGAGACTTCACCGGCCGGCGGGTCGGCGATCTCGGGCACGGCGTTGGCTTCGCCGGCCGGCTCATAGCCGCGGTTGACCAGGATGATCGGCCCGCTGTCGAGCTGGAACGGGGTCAGTGAGTGGTAGGCGGGCAGCGTCTCGATCGAGCGCAGCCGCAGCAGCACCTCGTCTTCGGGGAGGAACCGGCCGTTCAGGATGACGCGGGTCCACTGGTCGCCGTCGCTAAAGCCCTCGCCGTCGAGGATTTGCTCGACGGGCACGGGATCGGCCTCGTAGGCGGCCTCGATTTGCTCGTTGCGCTCGACGATCTGCTCGTCCTTGCCCAGCTGCCACGGGGCGAAAAACGTGAACGAGAAGTAGGAAAAGATCACCACGAACAGGGTGAGAAACAGCCATCCCGGGGTGAGGAAACGCCGCCACAAGGGGCGGTCGTCTCGCCTGGTGGAACGCTTTAGTGCCGTGGTACTCACAATGGTCCTAGTGTATCCAACTTTCGGCTAGGTCCCTAGTGTCAGTTCTTGCCGAGTTGCTCGCGGACATAGTCGACGATGCCTTCCGCGGCGGCCTCGATCTCTTGGCGGGTGGTGCTAAAGCCCTCCGCGCCGCCGTAGTAGGGATCGGCGACGGAGACGTCTTCGCCGGCGACGGGGTCGAAGTCCCGCAGCAGCCGGATCTTCGCCGGATCGGCGCCGCGGGCGATGAGCTCGGAGCGGTGGTTGGTCGCCAGCGCGACGATGAGGTCGGCGCCGAGCGTGTCCGGATCGACCTGGCGGGCTCGGTGGGCGGAGCCGTCGTAGCCGTGGTCGGATAGCTCGGTGAGGGCGCGGTCGTCGGCGGGGTGGCCGACGTGCCAGTCACCGATGCCGGAAGAAGCGACCCGCACGTTGTTCAGTCCGGCTTCTTCGAGGCGGTGGCGCACGATGTATTCGGCCATGGGGGAGCGGCAGATGTTGCCGGTGCATACGAAGTCGATGGTGAAGTCATAGGGCCCAGTCATGGATGATCTCCTCTAGCTCGGTCGGGGTATGGGCGGTGTAGTCGGCCTCTAGGGCTTCCTCGGCCGTGCCGTAGCCCCAGGTTACGGCGCAGACGGTGAGCCCTTGTTGGCGGGCGCCGTCGATGTCGTGGTGGCGATCGCCGATCATGAGGATGTCGTCGCGGCGCTTATACAGCCCGAGCGAGTCCAGCGCATAGTCGATCACGGCGACCTTGCTGCGCCGGTGGCCCCCATATTCTTCGGCCGCGGCGAGAAAGTCGAGCGAATCCCAGAATCCTAAGGCGCGCAGCACAGTGCGGGCGTTGTCGGTGCCCTTGCTCGTGGCGGTCGAGAGATAAAAGCCCTCGGCCCGCAGTCGCTGCAGCAGCTCCACCATGCCGTCGAAGGCCGTGGCCTCCAACACCCCGCCGGAGGCGGTGTAGTCCATGTAGGTGCGGAAGGCGCGGTCGACGTCGGCGGGATCGTCGATAAGCTTCGCGAGGTTGTGCTCCAGAGGCGGGCCCGGCAGGTGCCGGAGGAACTGCTCGTCGGGGTGCGGGCAGCCGACCGAGTCGAGCGCGGCGAGAAAGCCGGCGCGGATGCCGGGATAGGAATCGACGAGCGTGCCGTCGACGTCGAAGAACAGGATGCGCCGCGGGTCGGCGGGCAGGGCTCGGCCGGTGGTCATGTCACTGAACGTACACTGAGACACATGACTACGACAGTCGGTGACGTAATCGCCACGCTTGACGACGCCTACCCACCCCAGCTCGCCGAAAGCTGGGACAAAGTCGGGCTGATCTGCGGGGACCCGCAGGCACCGGTAACCCGCGTCGTGGTGGCCTTGGAGTGCACGTTGGAGGTGGCGCGCGCGGCCGTCGAGAAGCAGGCCGACCTGTTGGTCGTGCACCACCCGCTGTTCATGCGCGGGGTGAGCTCGGTGGCCGCGAACACGCCGAAAGGCGAGGTCATCCACACCCTGATCCGCGGCGGGTGCGCGCTGTTCGCGGCGCACACGAACGCCGATTCGGCCCGCCCGGGGGTCAACGACCGCCTCGCCGAGCTCTTAGGCGTGCGTCCCAGGCGGCCCATCAAGCCGATCGCCCTCGACGACACGGACCACTGGGGTGTACACGTCCCGCCCGCCGACGCCGAGGCCGTCAAAAACGCCGTGTTCGACGCCGGCGCCGGGGAGATCGGTAACTACTCGCACTGCGCGTTCGACATCGACGGCCGCGGGCAGTTCGTGCCGGAAGAAGGTGCGGATCCCACCGACGGGGAGGTCGGGAAGCTCTACCGCGACGACGAGGTGCGCGTCCAGTTCGTCGCTTCTCGGCGCTTGCGCCGAAAGCTTATCGACGTCCTGCGCTCCGTCCACCCCTATGAGGAACCCGCCTTCGACATCGTCGAGATGGCAGAGACGGCGGATCTCGCCACCGCGACGGGGCTGGGGCGCGTCGGCGAGCTCGATGAGCCGATGACCCTGCGCGAGTTCACCCGCCGCGTCGCTGAGCGCCTGCCCCAGGTGGCCTGGGGCGTGCGCGCCGCCGGGGATCCGGAGAAGCTGATTAGGACGGTGGCGGTGTCGTCGGGAAGCGGGGATAGCTTCCTCGACGACGTGCGTCGCCTCGGCGTCGATTGCTATGTCACCTCCGATCTGCGCCACCACCCCGTCGACGAGCACCTGCGCGCCGGCGGGCCCGCGGTCATCGACACCGCCCACTGGGCCAGCGAATACCCGTGGTGTACGCAGGCGGCGGAGGTCGTCGGCGCCCGGCATGAGGGCCTGGATGTCGAGGTCTTAAGCATCCGCACCGACCCGTGGACCATCGCCGCGGGAGGGGAAAGGTAGGAATAGAGGCATGAAACTCGATCGCGAACTCCAAAGCGTCCTGCTCGACCTCGCCACCGCCGAGCGCGTCCAGATCGCCGGGCCGGTGGAACAGACCACTCCGGAGCAGAAGGAACTCGAGGCCCTCGAGAAGAAACTGCAGCGCACCCGCGAGGCCGCCGGAAGCGCGCAGATGGCTGTCGACGACATGGAAACCGAAATCCTGCGCATCCAGGAAGACGAGCGCAAGCTCAGGCGCCGCGAACGCGACGACCGCGAGCAGCTCAAGGCCGCCACCGACCCCGAGCTGCGCAAGGACCTTGAGCACGACCGCTACACCGCGAAGTCGCGCATCAACGACCTGCTCTACGAGCTCAAAGAAGCCCACGACGAGATCCACGCGCTGCGCAACAACCGCGACGTCCACGGC
Encoded proteins:
- a CDS encoding SURF1 family protein, with protein sequence MSTTALKRSTRRDDRPLWRRFLTPGWLFLTLFVVIFSYFSFTFFAPWQLGKDEQIVERNEQIEAAYEADPVPVEQILDGEGFSDGDQWTRVILNGRFLPEDEVLLRLRSIETLPAYHSLTPFQLDSGPIILVNRGYEPAGEANAVPEIADPPAGEVSTIGMVQLAEPPSDRAALQDQGYQQVYTINPEQIGELTGHELVDGYVQLSEGEPGVLNAIPVPKLDRGTHLSYGLQWLAFGVLAPAGLVYFVISELRERRRVREEDAEMAAADDRLAGDEDEEDLSQHPDARVVHRSRDVRDRYGDAKPDFYAKFAKRQRERQ
- a CDS encoding zinc ribbon domain-containing protein, producing the protein MKLDRELQSVLLDLATAERVQIAGPVEQTTPEQKELEALEKKLQRTREAAGSAQMAVDDMETEILRIQEDERKLRRRERDDREQLKAATDPELRKDLEHDRYTAKSRINDLLYELKEAHDEIHALRNNRDVHGAQVDELTRQVEVARRAAEAANSAARDVDPAERIRDLRSQLPDDVLTAYEEQKDENDIGAAGFNGRSCGGCHIVLPPADRAKINKTAADELPQCTNCGTYLVRETVA
- a CDS encoding DUF3052 domain-containing protein, whose amino-acid sequence is MVDAPGAVNDNDAAQDFANRLCIEDGMTVQELGWSDDCDPSIPEAVEDRIGEALLDEDTDELCDVILLWWHDDDGDLVDGLVDALRNLDSEGCIWLLTPGAGKEGTVPPGEISESAQLAGLVQTKSDRFGGFQGSCLVARGNKR
- a CDS encoding low molecular weight protein-tyrosine-phosphatase encodes the protein MTGPYDFTIDFVCTGNICRSPMAEYIVRHRLEEAGLNNVRVASSGIGDWHVGHPADDRALTELSDHGYDGSAHRARQVDPDTLGADLIVALATNHRSELIARGADPAKIRLLRDFDPVAGEDVSVADPYYGGAEGFSTTRQEIEAAAEGIVDYVREQLGKN
- a CDS encoding trimeric intracellular cation channel family protein translates to MDVAEVDPQILLIYRVFDVSGVLLMGIIGGTIARQRGYDIVGFLFIALFSALGGGMIRDVLINRGTVAAMSTPEYLILAFTGAMIARFIYFKGQVWERAQAHGDATVSGLWAATGCVKAMTFDLPVLACVMMGVFTAVGGGMVRDVVTGNEPSVFGNNQPTVLPAIVTTVVVLIADSFGFLAIGMVVGPIIGIALTIYGYWSGWRLKGDSEWAPVNAAARKVERGSRKVAREVEPRRIRAWRHRQMEKALERRQSRAEKSGLAQDPAADAELREQLYAELDAALEEEAGFGVDFGGDSYENYDTETQSDTTAFDDVVADSDDPADHAEDVDPGTLIDRVLADDAMADELLNRLAERYREREDN
- a CDS encoding acyl carrier protein, producing the protein MQLSDSLSQQLAQKFGQPTDDEDASSSSGAPQTMLGKVALRVEKLCGFPAADLRREHTADDVGLGSLGRIELAVRLEQELKVRIDDRVVEDLATFGELADYLEELTGETSA
- a CDS encoding Nif3-like dinuclear metal center hexameric protein: MTTTVGDVIATLDDAYPPQLAESWDKVGLICGDPQAPVTRVVVALECTLEVARAAVEKQADLLVVHHPLFMRGVSSVAANTPKGEVIHTLIRGGCALFAAHTNADSARPGVNDRLAELLGVRPRRPIKPIALDDTDHWGVHVPPADAEAVKNAVFDAGAGEIGNYSHCAFDIDGRGQFVPEEGADPTDGEVGKLYRDDEVRVQFVASRRLRRKLIDVLRSVHPYEEPAFDIVEMAETADLATATGLGRVGELDEPMTLREFTRRVAERLPQVAWGVRAAGDPEKLIRTVAVSSGSGDSFLDDVRRLGVDCYVTSDLRHHPVDEHLRAGGPAVIDTAHWASEYPWCTQAAEVVGARHEGLDVEVLSIRTDPWTIAAGGER
- a CDS encoding GNAT family N-acetyltransferase; its protein translation is MVSYRRATEADSEALSALLNASHADNLTADERRTAGFVQGDFSPYALRRFLAGPASVVAVAPGADAALLGCALTSTSPATTGPAAELDRFCAEHLADRRWVAYGPVAVAANQRGRGITRGMLGMVKHLLSQQGFNCAVAFIDERNQHSLAVHEHLGFAREGSFDYGGHRYQVVSG
- a CDS encoding HAD-IA family hydrolase; amino-acid sequence: MTTGRALPADPRRILFFDVDGTLVDSYPGIRAGFLAALDSVGCPHPDEQFLRHLPGPPLEHNLAKLIDDPADVDRAFRTYMDYTASGGVLEATAFDGMVELLQRLRAEGFYLSTATSKGTDNARTVLRALGFWDSLDFLAAAEEYGGHRRSKVAVIDYALDSLGLYKRRDDILMIGDRHHDIDGARQQGLTVCAVTWGYGTAEEALEADYTAHTPTELEEIIHDWAL
- the aceE gene encoding pyruvate dehydrogenase (acetyl-transferring), homodimeric type, which translates into the protein MADSKTKRGDSNYPLIRDGVASYLHDTDPEETREWMDSLDGLLESSNPERARYLMLRLLERATAKRVPLPSLTSTDFVNTIPTTMEPEFPGDEEIEKRYRRWIRWNAAIMVHRAQRPGIEVGGHISSYASAAPLYEVGMNHFFRGKDHPGGGDQVYFQGHASPGMYARAFLEGRLSEDDLDGFRQEVSRGPGNGMPSYPHPRGMRRFWEFPTVSMGLGPMGAIYQARFNKYLENRGIKDTSDQHVWAFLGDGEMDEPESRGLLQMGPLYGLDNLTFVVNCNLQRLDGPVRGNTQIIQELESFFKGAGWNVIKVVWGREWDALLEEDEEGALVEVMNTTPDGDYQTFKANDGAYVREHFFGRDERTLKLVEDMTDDEIWALRRGGHEYRKVYAAYKRAVETKNGKPTVILAHTIKGYGLGHNFEGRNATHQMKKLTLDDLKLFRDKQSIPFDDAKLEEDPYNPPYYHPGKDAEEIKYMLERREELGGFLPERRENYTPLQVPSLDKLKSARKGSGKQEVATTMALVRTFKDLMRDKEIGKRVVPIIPDEARTFGMDSWFPTLKIWNPHGQNYVPVDHDLMLSYREATDGQIIHEGISEDGAAATFIAAGTSYATHGEPMIPLYIFYSMFGFQRTGDVFWQAGDQLARGFAIGATAGRTTLTGEGLQHMDGHSQVLAATNPAVCAYDPAFAYEIAHLVHRGVDRMYGPDHGEDVIYYLTVYNEPVHQPAEPEDLDVEGLHKGVYLYQRGEHSGEHEVSLLASGVGMQWALKAQQLLAEDWDVNAHVYSVTSWTELAREGHRINNERLQNPAGDHPEPFVTTQLKQTSGPYVATSDFATELQESIRFLVPGEYITLGADGFGFADTRPSARRFFNIDAESMVVAALIGLAREGKIDISVAQKAAEKYHVDDPTKA